A single window of Litorilinea aerophila DNA harbors:
- a CDS encoding endonuclease III domain-containing protein, with translation MDRQEKARQVYERLRAIYGERTWSPHGDPVDELIGTILSANTNDVNSGRAFDRLKAAFGEDWEAVRTAPLEAIKEAIRPAGMYNQKAPNIVATLTRIKEDWGEYRLDALAEMDVKEALAYLTSLPGVGHKTASIVLLFCFNKPTFPVDTHVQRISRRLGISSRKASAEKVKADWEALLPPETFYTLHLNLIRHGREICHAREPRCEICPLQDLCDYYNQEGDWAPTPPGQQPHSGHNKKPPT, from the coding sequence ATGGATCGACAGGAGAAGGCGCGGCAGGTCTATGAGCGGCTGCGGGCAATCTACGGCGAGCGCACCTGGTCACCCCATGGGGACCCGGTGGACGAGCTCATCGGGACCATCCTCAGCGCCAACACCAACGACGTGAACAGCGGCCGCGCCTTTGACCGGCTCAAGGCCGCCTTCGGTGAAGATTGGGAGGCTGTCCGCACCGCGCCCCTGGAGGCCATCAAGGAGGCCATCCGGCCGGCGGGCATGTACAACCAGAAGGCGCCCAACATCGTGGCCACCCTGACCCGCATCAAGGAAGATTGGGGGGAGTATCGGCTGGATGCCCTGGCGGAGATGGACGTCAAAGAGGCCCTGGCCTATCTGACCAGCCTGCCAGGCGTGGGCCACAAGACGGCCAGCATCGTCCTGCTTTTCTGCTTTAACAAGCCGACCTTCCCAGTGGATACCCACGTTCAGCGCATCAGCCGGCGCCTGGGCATCAGTAGCCGCAAGGCCAGCGCCGAAAAGGTAAAGGCCGATTGGGAAGCCCTGCTGCCGCCGGAGACCTTCTACACCCTGCACCTCAACCTCATCCGGCATGGGCGGGAGATCTGCCATGCCCGGGAGCCCCGCTGCGAAATCTGCCCCCTCCAGGATCTGTGCGACTACTACAACCAGGAGGGCGATTGGGCTCCCACACCTCCCGGCCAACAGCCCCATTCTGGCCACAACAAAAAGCCACCGACCTGA
- the alr gene encoding alanine racemase, with translation MQGNVQVSRFGDGVGRPTWIEIQREALVENVRQIRRRIGPERLLMAVVKANGYGHDASLVAPIFLEAGADRLAVATLAEAVPLRQAGVTAPILILGYTPAWQAEAAVRLELTATVYDLETARALDQAAAALGRRIPVHVKVNTGMNRLGLLPEAVPPFLAALQMYRHLDVEGIFTHFATADAEDKTFAHEQLGRFQRLLAELEAAGLRPPLAHAANSAATLTLPQAHLDMVRCGIALYGLDPDVDECPLPPGFRPALSWKAQVAHVMALQPGDGVSYGHEFVASRPMVAAVIPVGYADGFPRAPLHWRNVLIHGAPAPILGRVCMDQTIVDVTDIVASAGPVRQGDEVVLIGRQGRQELSAEEVGRRLGTINYDVVSRILARVPRVLVG, from the coding sequence ATGCAGGGGAACGTACAGGTCAGCCGGTTCGGTGATGGCGTGGGGCGGCCCACATGGATCGAAATCCAGCGGGAGGCCCTGGTCGAAAATGTGCGCCAGATCCGCCGCCGCATTGGTCCGGAGCGCCTGCTCATGGCAGTGGTGAAGGCCAATGGGTACGGCCACGACGCCAGCCTGGTGGCCCCCATCTTCCTGGAGGCTGGCGCCGACCGCCTGGCCGTGGCCACCCTGGCCGAAGCCGTTCCCCTCCGCCAGGCCGGGGTGACCGCGCCCATCCTGATCCTGGGCTATACCCCGGCCTGGCAGGCGGAGGCAGCCGTGCGGCTGGAGCTGACCGCCACGGTGTATGACCTGGAGACGGCCCGCGCGCTGGACCAGGCCGCTGCCGCCCTGGGGCGCCGAATCCCAGTCCACGTCAAGGTGAACACCGGCATGAACCGCCTGGGGCTGTTACCGGAGGCAGTGCCGCCCTTCCTGGCCGCGCTGCAGATGTATCGACACCTGGACGTGGAGGGCATCTTCACCCATTTCGCCACGGCGGATGCCGAGGACAAAACCTTCGCCCACGAACAACTGGGGCGCTTTCAACGCCTGCTGGCCGAGTTGGAGGCGGCGGGGCTGCGCCCCCCCCTGGCCCACGCGGCCAACTCCGCCGCCACGTTGACCCTGCCCCAGGCGCATCTGGACATGGTGCGCTGCGGCATCGCGCTCTACGGACTGGATCCCGATGTGGACGAGTGTCCGCTGCCGCCGGGCTTCCGGCCGGCCCTGAGCTGGAAGGCCCAGGTGGCCCACGTTATGGCCCTCCAACCTGGCGATGGCGTGAGCTACGGCCACGAGTTCGTGGCCTCTCGCCCCATGGTGGCCGCGGTAATCCCCGTGGGCTATGCCGACGGCTTCCCCCGCGCGCCCCTCCACTGGCGCAACGTCCTCATCCACGGTGCCCCCGCGCCCATCCTGGGACGAGTCTGCATGGATCAGACCATCGTGGACGTGACCGACATCGTGGCCAGCGCTGGGCCCGTGCGCCAGGGGGACGAGGTGGTTCTGATCGGTCGCCAGGGCCGCCAGGAGCTCTCCGCCGAAGAAGTGGGTCGCCGTCTGGGCACCATCAACTACGACGTGGTCAGCCGGATCCTGGCCCGGGTCCCCCGGGTGTTGGTGGGTTGA
- a CDS encoding metal-sensitive transcriptional regulator, with translation MAQLDEVGAPTGAPSPEKYLDPELVRNLQHRLNRIQGHVRGVSRMLDNQESCEDILIQLAAIKAAINQVTVKLLEGHMETCVSECVSAGDVEALDRLKRALALVLKKV, from the coding sequence ATGGCCCAACTGGACGAAGTCGGCGCCCCGACGGGGGCTCCTTCACCTGAAAAATACCTGGATCCAGAACTGGTGCGGAATTTGCAGCATCGCCTCAACCGCATTCAAGGACATGTACGCGGCGTGAGCCGGATGCTGGACAACCAGGAAAGCTGTGAGGATATCCTGATCCAGCTCGCGGCCATTAAAGCGGCCATTAACCAGGTAACGGTCAAGCTGTTGGAAGGGCACATGGAGACCTGCGTCAGCGAATGCGTCTCCGCCGGGGACGTAGAAGCCTTGGATCGTCTGAAGCGTGCCCTGGCCCTGGTGTTGAAAAAAGTGTAG
- a CDS encoding glutaredoxin family protein, with the protein MQVFVYSKPDCHLCDELKAELAVLQAEVDFTWVERNILEDPALYERFRYLIPVLEIPNGPLLYPPHDRGQLREALLAAQESGNTR; encoded by the coding sequence ATGCAAGTGTTCGTGTACAGCAAGCCGGACTGCCACCTCTGTGACGAGCTGAAGGCGGAGTTGGCAGTGCTGCAGGCGGAGGTAGACTTTACGTGGGTGGAGCGCAACATCCTGGAGGATCCAGCGCTCTACGAGCGCTTCCGCTATCTGATCCCCGTGCTGGAAATCCCCAACGGTCCCCTCCTTTACCCGCCCCACGATCGTGGACAGCTTCGGGAGGCGCTGCTGGCCGCGCAGGAAAGTGGGAATACACGGTGA
- a CDS encoding PHP domain-containing protein has product MSTQGGPTAPFPVDLQLHSTCSDGTETPTELVRHCARLGIRVMALTDHDSVLGVEEALAAGREHGVTVVPAIEFSTAGEAERDFLDINILAYGIRHRDPALLDALEQIIASRVEQKIRQIERLQAYGLNVPVDEVLALAGGVPGRVHIARVALAHHPERFRTIQDVFDQFLSGDAVHSTYVPRSFSLRVEEAIELAHTAGGVAVLAHPGSYTRVRDVESVIRRLHQAGLDGLEIRYPYAQNRGHRGADEAQVAALIAGFDALADELGLLKTGGSDYHGTTKPGIQPGQAGLTWEEWVAVRPYLLPKAGLGD; this is encoded by the coding sequence ATGTCGACACAGGGTGGCCCCACAGCCCCGTTTCCGGTGGATCTCCAGCTCCACAGCACCTGTTCCGACGGCACCGAGACGCCGACGGAGCTGGTACGCCACTGCGCCCGCCTGGGCATCCGCGTCATGGCCCTCACCGACCACGACAGCGTCCTGGGGGTGGAGGAGGCCCTGGCCGCCGGCCGGGAGCATGGGGTGACGGTGGTGCCCGCCATCGAATTCAGCACGGCCGGCGAAGCGGAGCGGGATTTCCTGGACATCAACATCCTGGCCTACGGCATTCGCCATCGGGATCCTGCGCTCCTGGACGCGCTGGAGCAGATCATCGCCAGCCGGGTGGAGCAGAAGATCCGCCAGATCGAACGCCTGCAGGCCTACGGTCTGAATGTTCCGGTGGATGAGGTGCTGGCCCTGGCCGGCGGCGTGCCCGGCCGGGTTCACATCGCCCGGGTCGCCCTGGCCCACCATCCGGAGCGCTTCCGCACCATCCAGGATGTCTTTGACCAGTTCCTCTCCGGCGACGCCGTCCATTCCACCTATGTGCCCCGGAGCTTCAGCCTGCGGGTGGAGGAGGCCATCGAGCTGGCCCACACGGCCGGCGGCGTGGCCGTCCTGGCCCACCCCGGCAGCTACACCCGGGTTCGGGATGTGGAATCGGTGATTCGGCGCCTGCATCAGGCCGGCCTGGATGGGCTGGAGATCCGCTATCCCTACGCCCAAAATCGGGGCCATCGAGGCGCCGATGAAGCCCAGGTGGCTGCCCTGATCGCGGGCTTTGATGCCCTGGCCGATGAGCTGGGCCTGCTCAAAACAGGCGGCAGCGACTACCACGGCACGACCAAGCCCGGCATCCAACCCGGCCAGGCCGGCCTGACCTGGGAGGAGTGGGTGGCGGTGCGTCCGTACCTGCTGCCGAAGGCGGGATTGGGGGATTAG
- a CDS encoding cytochrome c biogenesis CcdA family protein, translating into MGERRSWLLSGGLAFIALAVAVAASLATGPNLSTLTGGVERLSAASTSLLGRLGDLLPLGYAFGAGMVAAVNPCGFAMLPAYIGLFLGSGDGHVGTGYMDRRLYQALLVSLAVTFGFVLLFGAVGLLISAGARVLIGIFPWIGLLIGLLLILVGAWVFGGGGLHTGVGDQLAARVGYTRQKSVKGYFLFGLSYGLASLSCTLPVFLVVVGTTVAVSGLAGAFLQFILYGLGMGWVLFLLTTSMALFEGAMVRYVRNALPYLQPVSALLLVLAGTFIVYYWLTLGGLLGAWV; encoded by the coding sequence ATGGGAGAGCGGCGAAGCTGGCTGCTCTCCGGGGGCCTGGCATTCATCGCACTGGCCGTGGCCGTCGCCGCCAGCCTGGCCACTGGCCCCAATCTTTCGACCCTCACCGGTGGTGTGGAGAGACTCTCCGCGGCTTCCACCTCGCTGTTGGGGCGGCTGGGCGATCTGCTTCCCCTGGGCTATGCCTTCGGCGCCGGTATGGTGGCGGCGGTCAACCCCTGCGGCTTCGCCATGTTGCCTGCCTACATCGGGCTCTTCCTGGGCAGCGGCGACGGGCACGTGGGCACCGGTTACATGGACCGGCGCCTGTACCAGGCGTTGTTGGTGAGCCTGGCGGTCACCTTCGGTTTCGTGTTGTTGTTCGGCGCCGTTGGCCTGCTCATCAGTGCCGGTGCACGCGTTTTAATCGGCATCTTCCCCTGGATCGGCCTCCTGATCGGTCTGCTGCTGATCCTGGTCGGCGCCTGGGTGTTCGGTGGTGGCGGCCTGCATACCGGCGTGGGCGACCAGCTTGCCGCCCGGGTCGGCTATACCCGACAGAAGAGCGTGAAAGGCTACTTCCTCTTTGGGCTGAGCTATGGCCTGGCCTCCCTGAGCTGTACCCTGCCCGTCTTTCTGGTGGTGGTGGGCACCACCGTCGCGGTGAGCGGCCTGGCCGGCGCCTTTCTTCAGTTCATTCTGTACGGACTGGGAATGGGGTGGGTGCTCTTCCTGTTGACTACCAGCATGGCCCTGTTCGAAGGCGCCATGGTGCGGTATGTGCGCAACGCCCTACCGTATCTTCAGCCTGTGAGCGCGCTGCTGTTGGTCCTGGCCGGGACGTTCATCGTCTACTATTGGTTGACGTTGGGGGGACTGCTGGGTGCATGGGTGTAA
- a CDS encoding CcmD family protein, translating to MTYLAAAMIGVWLLVTLYLVYVGQRQRALEEELRMLEERLAEGRRNAPSA from the coding sequence ATGACCTACCTGGCGGCTGCCATGATCGGGGTCTGGCTGTTGGTCACCCTCTACCTGGTCTACGTGGGCCAGCGGCAACGGGCGTTGGAGGAAGAGCTACGCATGCTGGAGGAGCGCCTGGCCGAGGGACGACGAAACGCTCCCTCTGCCTGA
- a CDS encoding FAD-dependent oxidoreductase — MTTKHYDYDILVIGAGQGGLPAAHMAANLGARVALIEEREVGGT, encoded by the coding sequence ATGACGACGAAGCACTACGACTACGACATTTTGGTGATCGGCGCGGGCCAGGGTGGTTTGCCTGCAGCCCACATGGCGGCCAACCTGGGGGCCCGGGTGGCGCTGATTGAGGAACGGGAGGTGGGCGGCACCTGA
- a CDS encoding DUF2085 domain-containing protein — translation MTLQDESPKQAVAVARESRVVATVEWLVAAIARHWLALFNMAWGLYLGLALLAPVLMHLGLVGPAQILYSLYSFVCHQLPDHSYFLFGAHPTPLQPELQAGGMAPGLSLWEQRRFVGNPALGYKVAICERDVAIYGSIWLAGLLFVLLRRRLAPLPWRVYLLLIIPMAIDGLTQLVGLRESNWWLRTVTGALFGVATVWLAYPYVEEAMAGVEERSVDAG, via the coding sequence GTGACCCTTCAGGACGAGTCCCCCAAGCAGGCGGTGGCAGTGGCCCGGGAATCCCGGGTCGTCGCCACTGTGGAATGGCTGGTGGCGGCCATCGCCCGCCACTGGCTGGCCCTCTTCAACATGGCCTGGGGATTGTACCTGGGGCTGGCGCTGCTGGCGCCGGTGTTGATGCACCTGGGCCTGGTGGGGCCGGCCCAGATCCTCTACAGCCTCTACTCCTTCGTCTGCCACCAGTTGCCCGACCACAGCTACTTCCTGTTCGGCGCCCATCCCACGCCCCTGCAGCCCGAGCTCCAGGCTGGCGGCATGGCGCCGGGCCTGAGCCTGTGGGAACAGCGTCGCTTCGTGGGCAACCCGGCGCTTGGCTATAAAGTGGCCATCTGTGAACGGGACGTGGCCATTTACGGGTCCATCTGGCTGGCCGGCCTGCTCTTTGTCCTGCTGCGCCGCCGGCTGGCGCCGTTGCCCTGGCGAGTGTACCTCCTGTTGATTATCCCCATGGCCATCGACGGCCTGACCCAACTGGTTGGCCTGCGGGAGAGCAACTGGTGGCTGCGCACGGTGACGGGTGCCCTCTTCGGGGTGGCTACCGTGTGGCTGGCCTACCCGTACGTGGAGGAGGCCATGGCAGGGGTGGAGGAGCGCTCCGTTGACGCCGGGTGA
- a CDS encoding heme exporter protein CcmB, with protein MNVSAPPQQTHPDVASQATVSLRPVQMRVGGGVAAYWRKVWAIAHKDLRAEVRAKEIFSTMSAFSVLAVLVFGLAFDLRVPQAEMVVPGVLWGVLLFGGVLGLHRSFGSEVDRGNLAGLLLAPVDRSAIYFGKVLAHLAFLLATEGMLLPVMLVIFDVNLFRPGILAGLLLGTLGYVAVGTLFAALTASSRSRETMLPILLLPVMVPVFVAGVGLTVASLDGRSFADYRHWLAILAIYDMIFLTLAFVVFDLIWEDA; from the coding sequence ATGAACGTCTCTGCACCGCCTCAACAAACCCACCCCGACGTAGCTTCCCAGGCTACGGTCTCCCTGCGCCCGGTCCAGATGCGGGTCGGCGGCGGCGTGGCGGCCTATTGGCGCAAGGTCTGGGCCATTGCCCACAAGGATCTGCGGGCAGAGGTGCGGGCCAAGGAGATCTTCAGCACCATGTCGGCCTTCAGTGTGCTGGCCGTGCTGGTGTTTGGCCTGGCCTTTGACCTGCGCGTGCCCCAAGCGGAGATGGTGGTGCCGGGCGTGTTGTGGGGTGTGCTCCTGTTCGGGGGGGTGCTGGGGTTGCATCGCAGCTTTGGCAGCGAGGTGGATCGGGGAAACCTGGCCGGGCTGCTGCTGGCGCCGGTGGATCGGAGCGCCATCTATTTCGGCAAGGTGCTGGCTCATCTGGCCTTTCTGCTGGCCACCGAGGGGATGCTCCTGCCGGTCATGCTGGTCATTTTCGACGTGAACCTGTTTCGGCCGGGCATCCTGGCCGGGCTGTTGCTGGGCACCCTGGGCTATGTGGCGGTGGGCACCCTCTTCGCCGCGCTGACGGCCAGCAGCCGTTCCCGGGAGACCATGCTGCCCATCTTGCTGCTGCCGGTGATGGTGCCGGTCTTTGTGGCCGGGGTGGGGTTGACCGTGGCCAGCCTGGATGGACGCAGTTTTGCCGACTATCGACATTGGTTGGCCATTCTGGCCATCTACGATATGATATTTCTCACCCTCGCGTTTGTGGTCTTTGACCTGATCTGGGAGGATGCATAA
- a CDS encoding cytochrome c biogenesis protein, giving the protein MGTVTASKTMRRRLTGWDVAALLLNLTAVGAMALVMWAALLYARPAVNLAGDEQIAQRIFYIHMGCNIGALAGFLCSLVGSGLYLFTRRLDWDRVAQAGVEVGTLFGCGTILTGIFWAKPAWNTYWTWDPRLTTATITVLLYVAYLLFRNGIDNRHTRARFGSIYAVFAFLSVPLTYYSARWFRSIHPVVFGGSNPEAQGDFETIGPTMSQTLSIAMVGFLVLYVALMWLRWRQLRLADRLEELREELET; this is encoded by the coding sequence GTGGGCACCGTTACCGCGTCCAAAACCATGCGCCGCCGCCTGACCGGCTGGGATGTGGCGGCCCTGTTGCTGAACCTGACCGCCGTGGGCGCCATGGCTCTGGTCATGTGGGCGGCGCTGTTGTACGCCCGCCCGGCGGTCAACCTGGCCGGCGATGAACAGATCGCCCAGCGCATTTTCTACATCCACATGGGCTGCAACATCGGCGCCCTGGCCGGCTTCCTCTGCTCCCTGGTGGGCAGTGGGCTCTATCTCTTCACCCGTCGCCTGGACTGGGATCGGGTGGCCCAGGCCGGGGTGGAAGTGGGGACCCTCTTCGGCTGTGGCACCATCCTGACGGGGATCTTCTGGGCGAAACCGGCCTGGAACACCTACTGGACCTGGGATCCACGGCTGACTACGGCGACCATCACGGTGTTGCTCTACGTGGCCTATCTGCTCTTCCGCAACGGCATTGACAACCGGCACACCCGGGCACGCTTCGGCAGCATCTACGCCGTCTTCGCCTTCCTCAGCGTGCCCCTCACCTACTACAGCGCCCGCTGGTTTCGTTCCATCCACCCGGTGGTCTTTGGCGGCAGTAATCCCGAGGCCCAGGGTGATTTTGAGACCATCGGCCCCACCATGTCCCAGACCCTGAGCATCGCCATGGTGGGTTTTTTGGTGTTGTACGTCGCCCTGATGTGGCTGCGCTGGCGCCAACTGCGGCTGGCGGATCGGTTGGAAGAACTACGGGAGGAATTGGAGACATGA
- a CDS encoding putative signal transducing protein — protein sequence MATDAGFFSGWLQKLRQGWQRPAEPLDAAETAGTTTGGGSEQEPVVVWEAANRMEAQIVQGRLESEGIPAIIRGEALGTIYGLTTGELAASKVLVPAPLAERARSILAEESAWDEGDDGRADV from the coding sequence ATGGCCACAGATGCGGGATTCTTCTCCGGGTGGTTGCAAAAATTGCGCCAGGGATGGCAAAGGCCAGCGGAGCCCCTGGACGCTGCAGAAACGGCCGGTACCACCACCGGGGGTGGCTCGGAGCAGGAACCGGTGGTGGTCTGGGAGGCCGCCAACCGCATGGAAGCCCAGATAGTCCAGGGACGCCTGGAGAGCGAAGGAATCCCCGCCATCATCCGGGGCGAAGCCCTGGGCACCATCTATGGCCTGACCACGGGAGAGCTCGCGGCCAGCAAGGTGCTGGTACCGGCACCCCTGGCCGAGCGGGCCCGGTCCATCCTGGCGGAGGAGAGCGCCTGGGATGAGGGGGACGATGGCCGCGCCGACGTCTAG
- a CDS encoding peroxiredoxin family protein — protein MAQVRYLSLFMALTLMLALGACTASAGPASGRPVQKVAVEVNVSDGPEAPDWVLETLDGGEFRLADHRGEVVVMFFMASWCSSCLLEARALDQLYRQYKDQGLTVVAINVEPGRPVQELARFRQMANDADYSWAFDSEFAVVKRYGVRALDSTIIIDRAGRIAYTDDSLTPLETLESEILKWL, from the coding sequence ATGGCACAAGTCAGATACCTTTCCCTGTTCATGGCATTGACCCTGATGCTGGCGCTGGGCGCCTGTACGGCATCGGCAGGCCCGGCATCCGGGCGTCCGGTGCAGAAAGTAGCCGTCGAGGTCAACGTCTCTGATGGACCGGAGGCGCCGGATTGGGTGTTGGAGACCCTGGATGGCGGTGAGTTTCGCCTGGCCGACCACCGGGGCGAGGTGGTGGTCATGTTTTTCATGGCTTCCTGGTGTAGCTCCTGCCTGCTCGAAGCCCGAGCCCTCGACCAACTGTATCGGCAGTACAAAGACCAGGGGCTGACGGTGGTTGCTATCAATGTAGAGCCGGGCAGACCGGTCCAGGAGCTTGCGCGTTTTCGCCAGATGGCGAACGACGCGGACTATTCCTGGGCTTTCGACAGCGAATTCGCGGTGGTGAAACGCTACGGTGTCCGGGCTCTGGACAGCACCATCATCATCGACCGGGCCGGGCGAATCGCCTACACCGACGATTCCCTGACCCCACTGGAGACCCTTGAATCAGAAATTCTGAAGTGGCTATAA
- a CDS encoding ABC transporter ATP-binding protein gives MRGTMAAPTSSGRDAAPLIQVRNLHKRFGRKAVLRGVDLSVAEGEVMALLGANGAGKTTLMRIVSGLAKPEQGEVILGGVSLRQAGHELRRYIGLVTHAPLLYEHLSGEENLTFFARMYDLLQPAERIEAVLRAVDLWPRRRDPVRTYSRGMVQRLAIGRAILHDPPVLLLDEPDTGLDQESAQMLHSLIRRLGATNRAILLSTHNLDRAVEWADSVSLLAGGKIVLQESTAALDGARLRQLYRRAHQVS, from the coding sequence ATGAGGGGGACGATGGCCGCGCCGACGTCTAGCGGTCGGGATGCCGCTCCCCTGATCCAGGTGCGCAACCTCCACAAACGCTTTGGTCGCAAGGCGGTCCTGCGGGGTGTGGACCTGTCGGTGGCCGAGGGCGAGGTCATGGCCCTGCTGGGCGCCAACGGCGCGGGCAAGACCACCCTCATGCGCATCGTCAGCGGCCTGGCCAAACCGGAGCAGGGCGAGGTGATCCTGGGCGGCGTCTCCCTGCGCCAGGCTGGCCACGAGTTGCGGCGCTACATCGGCCTGGTCACTCATGCGCCCCTTCTCTACGAACATCTGAGCGGCGAAGAGAACCTGACATTCTTTGCCCGCATGTACGACCTGCTCCAGCCCGCCGAGCGCATCGAGGCCGTGTTGCGGGCCGTGGACCTCTGGCCCCGGCGGCGGGATCCGGTGCGCACCTACAGCCGGGGCATGGTCCAGCGGCTGGCCATCGGCCGGGCCATCCTCCACGATCCCCCGGTGCTCTTGTTGGACGAGCCAGACACTGGCCTGGACCAGGAGAGCGCCCAGATGCTCCACAGCCTGATTCGGCGCCTGGGCGCCACCAATCGGGCCATCCTCCTTTCCACCCACAACCTGGACCGCGCGGTGGAGTGGGCCGATTCTGTCAGCCTGCTGGCCGGTGGTAAAATTGTGCTCCAGGAATCGACCGCTGCATTGGACGGGGCCAGGCTCCGGCAGCTGTACCGGCGTGCCCACCAGGTATCATGA
- the rpsT gene encoding 30S ribosomal protein S20 gives MANIKSAEKRNRQRLKREARNRVIRGRTRTALKKARLAIANGDPNAAELVRLAERALDRAAAKGVIHRNNAARRKSRLYRALQKALA, from the coding sequence ATGGCCAATATTAAATCTGCCGAGAAACGAAATCGTCAGCGTCTGAAGCGGGAAGCTCGCAACCGGGTGATACGCGGCCGCACTCGCACGGCTTTGAAGAAGGCTCGCCTCGCCATTGCCAACGGCGATCCCAACGCGGCGGAGCTGGTGCGCCTGGCCGAGCGGGCCCTGGATCGGGCCGCCGCCAAGGGCGTCATCCACCGCAACAACGCGGCCCGGCGCAAGAGTCGCCTCTATCGGGCCCTGCAGAAGGCGCTGGCCTGA